One Sinorhizobium mexicanum genomic region harbors:
- a CDS encoding rhodanese-like domain-containing protein translates to MAKNVKDLLAEANSVVPKLSPTEAAEKMRSGDVLIVDVRDPTEVQQTGKIKGAVNVSRGMLEFRADPESQYHNPAFHKDKTVLLHCASGGRSALAGKTLQDMGYTAVFNIGGFKELVEAGVDTEPA, encoded by the coding sequence ATGGCGAAGAACGTCAAGGACCTACTGGCGGAAGCAAATAGTGTTGTCCCGAAATTGTCGCCCACCGAGGCGGCCGAGAAGATGCGTTCCGGTGATGTGCTCATCGTTGATGTCCGCGATCCGACCGAGGTTCAGCAAACCGGGAAGATCAAGGGCGCGGTGAACGTCTCGCGGGGGATGCTGGAATTTCGCGCAGACCCGGAAAGCCAGTACCACAATCCGGCCTTCCACAAGGACAAGACGGTCCTGCTGCATTGTGCGTCTGGCGGCCGTTCGGCCCTTGCCGGAAAGACGCTGCAGGACATGGGCTACACGGCAGTATTCAACATCGGTGGCTTCAAGGAGTTGGTCGAGGCGGGCGTCGATACAGAACCGGCTTGA
- the aspS gene encoding aspartate--tRNA ligase: MHRYRSHTCAALRKSDVGSTVRLSGWVHRVRDHGGVLFIDLRDHYGLTQVVADPDSPAFKTAETVRGEWVIRIDGTVKARTDETVNKNMPTGEIELYAREIEVLSAAKELPLPVFGEPDYPEDVRLKFRFLDLRRETLHRNIVKRTEIISAMRRGMSEIGFTEYTTPILTASSPEGARDFLVPSRIHPGTFYALPQAPQQYKQLLMVAGFDRYFQIAPCFRDEDPRADRLPGEFYQLDLEMSFVEQEDVWDTMEPMIRSIFADFAGGKRVTQKFPRIPYDTAIRKYGSDKPDLRNPIEMQSVTEHFAGSGFKVFANMIASNPRVEVWAIPAKTGGSRAFCDRMNAWAQSQGQPGLGYIFWRKEGEKLEGAGPLAKNIGEERTDAIRTQLGLEDGDACFFVAGEPAKFYKFAGEARTKAGEELNLVDRDRFELCWIVDFPFYEWLDEEKRIDFAHNPFSMPQGGLEALNGDDPLSIKAYQYDMVCNGFEIASGSIRNQLPELMVKAFELTGKSQQEVEEQFGGLYRAFQYGAPPHGGMAFGIDRIVMLLVGAKNLREISLFPMNQQAQDLLMGAPSLATPTQLRELAIRPIPQKKD, encoded by the coding sequence ATGCACCGTTACCGCAGCCACACCTGTGCCGCCCTCCGCAAGTCGGATGTCGGCTCCACCGTTCGCCTCTCCGGCTGGGTTCACCGCGTCCGCGACCATGGCGGCGTGCTTTTCATCGATCTGCGCGATCATTATGGCCTGACCCAGGTCGTCGCCGACCCGGATTCTCCGGCCTTCAAGACGGCGGAGACGGTGCGTGGCGAATGGGTCATCCGCATCGACGGAACGGTCAAGGCGCGCACCGACGAAACCGTCAACAAGAACATGCCGACCGGCGAGATCGAGCTCTATGCCCGCGAGATCGAGGTTCTGTCGGCGGCCAAGGAATTGCCGCTGCCGGTTTTTGGCGAGCCGGACTATCCGGAGGATGTGCGCCTTAAATTCCGCTTCCTGGATCTTCGTCGCGAGACGCTGCACCGCAACATCGTCAAGCGTACCGAGATCATTTCGGCCATGCGGCGGGGCATGAGCGAGATCGGCTTTACCGAATACACGACGCCGATCCTGACAGCCTCCTCGCCGGAAGGCGCGCGCGACTTCCTCGTGCCGAGCCGCATTCACCCCGGCACCTTCTACGCGCTGCCGCAGGCACCGCAGCAGTACAAGCAGCTTCTGATGGTCGCGGGCTTCGATCGCTATTTCCAGATCGCTCCCTGCTTCCGCGACGAGGATCCGCGCGCCGACCGGCTGCCGGGCGAATTCTACCAGCTCGACCTCGAAATGAGCTTTGTCGAGCAGGAAGACGTATGGGACACGATGGAACCGATGATCCGCTCGATCTTCGCGGATTTCGCCGGCGGCAAGCGGGTGACGCAAAAGTTCCCGCGCATTCCCTATGACACGGCGATCCGCAAGTATGGCTCCGACAAGCCGGATCTCAGGAACCCGATCGAGATGCAGAGTGTGACCGAGCATTTCGCCGGTTCGGGCTTCAAGGTCTTCGCCAACATGATCGCATCCAACCCGCGGGTCGAGGTCTGGGCGATTCCGGCCAAGACCGGTGGCTCCAGAGCGTTCTGCGACCGCATGAACGCCTGGGCCCAGAGCCAGGGCCAGCCGGGTCTCGGATATATCTTCTGGCGCAAGGAGGGCGAAAAGCTCGAAGGCGCCGGCCCGCTCGCCAAGAATATCGGCGAGGAACGTACTGACGCGATCCGCACGCAGCTTGGCCTCGAGGACGGAGACGCTTGCTTCTTCGTCGCCGGCGAACCGGCGAAGTTCTACAAGTTTGCCGGTGAAGCCCGCACCAAGGCGGGCGAGGAACTGAACCTCGTTGATCGCGACCGCTTTGAACTGTGCTGGATCGTCGACTTCCCGTTCTACGAATGGCTGGACGAGGAAAAGAGGATCGATTTCGCCCACAATCCCTTCTCGATGCCGCAGGGTGGCCTCGAGGCGTTGAACGGCGACGACCCGCTCTCCATCAAGGCCTACCAATACGACATGGTCTGCAATGGGTTCGAGATTGCGTCCGGCTCCATCCGTAACCAGCTGCCGGAACTGATGGTCAAGGCTTTCGAGTTGACGGGCAAGTCCCAGCAGGAAGTCGAGGAGCAGTTCGGCGGGCTCTACCGCGCCTTCCAGTACGGCGCGCCGCCGCACGGCGGCATGGCCTTCGGCATCGACCGTATCGTCATGCTGCTCGTCGGCGCCAAGAACCTGCGCGAGATTTCGCTCTTCCCGATGAACCAGCAGGCTCAGGATCTGCTGATGGGCGCTCCGTCGCTGGCGACGCCGACCCAGTTGCGCGAGCTGGCGATCCGTCCGATCCCGCAGAAGAAGGACTGA
- the groL gene encoding chaperonin GroEL (60 kDa chaperone family; promotes refolding of misfolded polypeptides especially under stressful conditions; forms two stacked rings of heptamers to form a barrel-shaped 14mer; ends can be capped by GroES; misfolded proteins enter the barrel where they are refolded when GroES binds), protein MAAKEVKFNTDARDRMLRGVDIMANAVRVTLGPKGRNVVIDRSFGAPRITKDGVSVAKEIELEDKFENMGAQMLREVASRTSDVAGDGTTTATVLAQAIVKEGAKAVASGMNPMDLKRGIDLAVEAIVKELETHARKVSKNAEIAQVATISANGDAEIGRYLAEAMEKVGNEGVITVEEAKTAEIELEVVEGMQFDRGYLSPYFITNQDKMRVEFEDPYILIHEKKLSNLQAMIPILESVIQSGKPLLIIAEDVEGEALATLVVNKLRGGLKIVAVKAPGFGDRRKAMLEDIAILSGGTVVSEDLGIKLENVTMDTLGRAKRVIVEKETTTIVDGAGEKADIGGRISQIKAQIEETTSDYDREKLQERLAKLAGGVAVIRVGGSTEVEVKEKKDRVDDALHATRAAVEEGILPGGGVALLRVVKTLGNVPTANDDQRVGVEIVRRAIEAPVRQIAENAGAEGSIVVGKLREKSDFSYGWNAQTGEFGDLYDMGVIDPAKVVRAALQDAASVAGLLVTTEAMIAEKPKKEAPPPMPGAPGMDF, encoded by the coding sequence ATGGCTGCCAAGGAAGTCAAATTCAATACCGATGCCCGCGACCGCATGCTGCGCGGTGTCGACATCATGGCCAACGCCGTTCGGGTCACCTTGGGCCCCAAGGGCAGGAACGTGGTCATCGACAGATCCTTTGGAGCGCCGCGGATCACCAAGGATGGAGTGTCGGTCGCCAAGGAAATCGAACTCGAGGACAAGTTCGAGAACATGGGCGCACAAATGCTGCGCGAAGTGGCCTCGCGCACGAGCGACGTTGCCGGTGATGGCACGACCACTGCGACCGTGCTGGCCCAGGCGATCGTCAAGGAAGGCGCCAAGGCCGTCGCTTCCGGGATGAACCCTATGGATCTGAAGCGAGGCATCGACCTTGCCGTCGAGGCCATCGTCAAGGAACTCGAGACCCACGCCCGCAAGGTTTCAAAGAACGCCGAAATCGCCCAGGTGGCAACGATCTCCGCCAATGGCGATGCCGAGATCGGGCGTTACCTGGCCGAGGCGATGGAGAAGGTCGGCAACGAGGGCGTGATCACCGTCGAGGAGGCCAAAACCGCCGAGATCGAGCTCGAAGTCGTTGAAGGCATGCAGTTCGACAGAGGCTACCTCTCTCCCTATTTCATTACCAATCAGGACAAGATGCGGGTCGAGTTCGAAGATCCCTACATCCTGATCCACGAAAAGAAGCTCTCCAACCTCCAGGCCATGATCCCGATTCTCGAATCGGTGATCCAGTCCGGCAAGCCGCTCCTGATTATCGCGGAGGACGTCGAGGGTGAGGCATTGGCAACGCTCGTCGTCAACAAACTGCGCGGCGGCCTGAAGATCGTTGCCGTCAAGGCGCCCGGCTTCGGCGACCGCCGCAAGGCCATGCTCGAGGATATCGCAATCCTCAGCGGTGGCACGGTCGTTTCCGAGGATCTCGGTATCAAGCTCGAGAACGTGACAATGGATACGCTCGGGCGGGCAAAGCGGGTCATCGTCGAAAAGGAGACGACGACCATCGTCGATGGTGCCGGTGAGAAGGCCGATATCGGCGGGCGCATCAGCCAGATCAAGGCGCAGATCGAGGAAACGACGTCGGATTATGACCGTGAAAAACTGCAGGAGCGGCTCGCCAAGCTCGCCGGTGGCGTCGCGGTGATCCGCGTCGGCGGTTCGACGGAGGTGGAGGTCAAGGAAAAGAAGGACCGCGTCGACGACGCCTTGCATGCGACGCGGGCAGCGGTCGAAGAAGGCATCCTTCCCGGCGGCGGCGTTGCGCTGCTGCGCGTCGTCAAGACGCTCGGCAACGTACCGACGGCCAATGATGACCAGCGCGTCGGCGTCGAGATCGTTCGCCGTGCAATCGAGGCACCCGTGCGCCAGATCGCCGAGAATGCAGGCGCCGAAGGGTCGATCGTCGTGGGCAAATTGCGTGAAAAATCGGACTTCTCCTACGGCTGGAACGCCCAGACGGGGGAATTCGGTGACCTCTACGACATGGGCGTAATCGATCCGGCCAAGGTCGTGCGCGCGGCTCTGCAGGACGCCGCCTCCGTGGCAGGCCTGCTGGTCACGACCGAAGCGATGATCGCCGAGAAACCCAAGAAGGAAGCGCCGCCTCCGATGCCCGGCGCGCCCGGAATGGATTTCTAA
- a CDS encoding MFS transporter, whose product MSQIRPLIPLLVTAGILIGGNGLQGTFISLRALEEGFSTSLIGLVGAGYNIGFAIGCVYVTRILRAIGHIRTFSAMAAIASAAAISMVLLIDPWFWFLMRLVAGICFASLFATVESWLNASVTNANRARTLSVYRLVDLGFVTAAQYVIPGVGIGGFELFAIISMALTLSLVPISFADRSSPVAPEAIRFDVKALWNISPLATVGCIVVGLTNAAFRSLGPIYAQGIGLSVTAIATFMSAGIIGGVVLQYPLGHYSDQIDRRLIILIATFGSLLAGLFLAFGAGSDEWLNFSGIFAFGAFAMPLYSLCSAHANDHAAEGQHALVSAGMLFFWSLGAIIGPLFASFMLDLYGPQALFIYTAVILALFMLYTLRRMTARAPVPTEERAMPFRNLLRTSSFFNKLAGGQREDA is encoded by the coding sequence ATGTCCCAGATCCGCCCGCTCATCCCGCTTCTCGTCACCGCAGGCATTCTCATCGGCGGCAACGGTCTCCAGGGAACGTTCATTTCGCTGCGAGCGCTCGAGGAGGGATTCTCGACCTCGCTGATCGGGCTCGTCGGCGCCGGCTACAATATCGGCTTTGCCATCGGCTGCGTCTATGTCACTCGCATCCTCCGGGCAATCGGCCACATCCGCACCTTCTCGGCGATGGCCGCGATCGCATCGGCAGCGGCCATCTCGATGGTGCTGCTCATCGACCCGTGGTTCTGGTTCCTGATGCGGCTTGTTGCCGGCATCTGCTTCGCGAGCCTCTTTGCAACCGTCGAGAGCTGGCTGAACGCGAGCGTCACCAACGCCAACAGGGCGCGCACGCTTTCCGTCTACCGTCTGGTGGATCTCGGTTTCGTTACCGCCGCGCAATATGTGATTCCGGGAGTCGGCATCGGCGGTTTCGAGCTTTTCGCGATCATCTCGATGGCGCTGACACTCTCGCTGGTGCCAATTTCCTTTGCCGACCGATCAAGCCCCGTGGCGCCGGAAGCGATCCGGTTCGACGTCAAGGCGCTGTGGAACATCTCGCCGCTTGCGACGGTCGGCTGCATCGTCGTCGGCCTCACCAACGCGGCCTTTCGCTCGCTCGGGCCGATCTATGCGCAGGGCATCGGCCTCTCTGTCACCGCGATCGCGACCTTCATGAGCGCGGGCATCATCGGCGGCGTGGTCCTGCAATATCCGCTCGGGCACTATTCCGACCAGATCGACCGCCGGCTGATCATCCTGATCGCGACGTTCGGTTCGCTTCTGGCCGGGCTGTTCCTCGCCTTCGGCGCAGGCAGCGACGAGTGGCTGAATTTTTCGGGCATCTTCGCCTTCGGCGCATTTGCGATGCCGCTCTATTCGCTCTGTTCGGCACATGCCAACGATCACGCGGCCGAGGGGCAGCATGCCCTGGTCTCCGCCGGCATGCTGTTCTTCTGGTCGCTCGGCGCGATCATCGGCCCACTCTTCGCCTCCTTCATGCTCGATCTCTACGGACCGCAGGCGCTCTTCATTTATACCGCGGTGATCCTCGCCCTCTTCATGCTCTACACCCTCCGGCGCATGACGGCGCGTGCACCAGTTCCGACGGAAGAGCGCGCCATGCCGTTTCGCAATCTCCTGCGCACCTCGTCCTTCTTCAACAAGCTTGCCGGCGGTCAGCGAGAGGACGCGTGA